The following are from one region of the Blastocatellia bacterium genome:
- the pilM gene encoding type IV pilus assembly protein PilM: MGWFDFGKKKSVIGLDIGSSAVKAVELKGSRGNYELVSIGHVQLLSDTIVDGHIIDLNHVSDVINRIFQEQNIKTNLVGTSVSGHSVIVKKINLPIMSPEELGEQIHWEAEQYIPFALDEVNLSYEILGNDASGNGMDVLLVACKKDKIAQYTQVINQAGKQLHFVDVDSFAVQAAYDINYKPQPTTTVALLDIGASVMNINVVRGSQSIFTRDISVGGNQYTDLLQKELNLTFDEAENLKKGMPTESGVKPEDAQPLIQSVSEILALEVQKTLDFFRATSSMSDSSKVDRMLVSGGSSKVPGLTAYLAERFGVPVEKFDSFRTIKYNSKNFDEGYIRELSPNMAVAIGLALRSGD, encoded by the coding sequence ATGGGCTGGTTTGACTTTGGCAAAAAAAAGAGTGTAATAGGATTAGACATAGGTTCAAGTGCAGTAAAAGCTGTAGAGTTAAAAGGGTCTCGTGGCAATTATGAATTAGTAAGTATTGGTCATGTGCAACTATTATCTGATACTATTGTAGACGGACATATTATTGATCTAAATCATGTTTCTGATGTAATTAACCGAATATTTCAAGAACAAAATATTAAAACTAATTTAGTTGGGACTTCTGTTTCTGGTCACTCTGTAATTGTAAAGAAAATTAATCTCCCAATAATGAGTCCTGAAGAGCTTGGCGAACAAATACATTGGGAAGCAGAACAATACATTCCATTTGCTTTAGATGAAGTTAATTTAAGCTATGAAATTTTGGGCAATGATGCTTCTGGCAATGGTATGGACGTTTTGTTAGTAGCTTGTAAAAAAGATAAGATTGCTCAATATACTCAGGTAATTAATCAAGCTGGTAAACAACTTCATTTTGTGGATGTTGATTCTTTTGCAGTACAAGCTGCCTATGATATTAACTATAAACCACAACCTACAACTACAGTAGCACTACTAGATATTGGGGCTAGTGTAATGAATATTAATGTTGTTCGAGGCTCACAATCAATCTTTACTCGTGATATTTCTGTAGGTGGTAATCAGTACACTGATTTATTACAAAAAGAGCTAAATTTAACTTTTGATGAAGCAGAAAACCTTAAAAAAGGTATGCCAACTGAATCTGGAGTTAAGCCAGAAGATGCACAACCTTTAATTCAATCTGTATCAGAAATTTTAGCTTTAGAAGTACAAAAAACTTTAGACTTTTTCCGTGCAACAAGTTCAATGTCAGATTCAAGTAAAGTTGATCGGATGTTGGTTTCTGGAGGTAGTTCTAAAGTGCCAGGTCTAACAGCCTACTTAGCAGAACGCTTTGGAGTGCCTGTAGAAAAATTTGATTCATTTAGAACAATTAAATATAACTCTAAAAATTTTGATGAAGGCTATATTCGTGAGCTTTCCCCTAATATGGCAGTTGCCATTGGTTTAGCTCTCAGAAGTGGAGATTAG
- the pilO gene encoding type 4a pilus biogenesis protein PilO — translation MADTAVKGGGANFLAGIPWFVQFIGIIIIGVVIAYAGSNFLFADKIEETRKKQEELDKLREDNRKGAIVRDNLKSYQKTYDDLQGELQNLKELLPEDVELSRILENIQQQTIEQKLNLKIFTPKDQLKKEFYKEKPINIQVTGLYNNLGRFFQQIATYRRIVSVSDVEIKKANPQSNTHDIDASFTVTAYVASEQDISNVSEGEESKDAKKDDKGGVK, via the coding sequence ATGGCAGACACAGCAGTAAAAGGCGGTGGTGCTAATTTTTTAGCTGGAATTCCTTGGTTTGTTCAATTTATAGGGATAATCATAATAGGTGTGGTTATTGCCTATGCTGGTTCAAATTTCCTCTTTGCTGATAAAATTGAAGAAACCAGAAAGAAGCAAGAAGAATTAGACAAATTAAGAGAAGATAACCGTAAAGGTGCAATTGTAAGAGATAACTTAAAATCCTATCAAAAAACTTATGATGATCTTCAAGGTGAATTACAAAATCTTAAAGAACTTTTACCTGAAGATGTTGAGCTTTCCAGAATATTAGAGAATATTCAACAACAAACCATTGAACAAAAGTTAAACTTAAAAATTTTTACCCCTAAAGATCAACTAAAGAAAGAATTTTACAAAGAAAAACCCATAAATATCCAAGTAACAGGACTTTACAACAACTTAGGAAGATTCTTTCAACAAATTGCTACTTACAGAAGAATTGTTAGTGTTTCTGATGTAGAAATAAAGAAAGCAAACCCCCAAAGCAATACTCATGATATTGATGCTAGTTTTACTGTAACAGCTTATGTAGCTAGTGAACAAGACATTAGTAATGTATCTGAAGGTGAAGAAAGTAAGGATGCTAAAAAAGATGATAAGGGAGGCGTTAAATAA
- a CDS encoding AMIN domain-containing protein produces MPRDYRVRVAVVLAMLLFMGTLNGTFAYETKAKSAVSLTTINSITTKTENGRVAAIIQADGQLSYKVFTLHSPERVVLDISGAVNAIKKDINTSSDKITNIRVGTQSTNDLRIVFDIKEKCSYQVQALNNGLAIYFTDFQPQIAKENTKSTVAKKSVAKEVIAPPVAPPDTTGLSAGREEKNNSTKASKEGEGRSSANLPSVKGPSIRPGISRSAAARPASSLNTTTTPTSTSNDTDPQGPKIRFGEPGFIGDPISIDIAGVDINDVLRFISDNYGENFILDKSVGQVNVTLKVNDVPWNQVVESIFKANQLSSIRENAIVRVATLTALAEEQAKQRAIEEEKINNLPKQTKFFRLKYIRLGSTGQISGAAGNLGGGQGGAVGSNLGSQGGNTAGIGATGLIGIILKSLSKVGQVDADFRTNQILVTDIPQNVAQIEDIIRKLDVPEPQVEIEARVVLANRSFSRTIGNQLALATTQTKTILNPDGSRKVIQGLGAIFQTSPQVINTPIRTDLAGGAGTANGNNLGSGGFIGPVANGTLAGAGASILSLTTGVIGTSLLSTAITASEQKGIAKTISNPRITVQNNTPADITSGTQIAVQTEVNNTITTTFITAALRLNVIPQIADEGNVLMRIVVENNSVDRSLRTTGGTPSISTQRAETLVLVPDGGTTILGGINIDTEASVSTRTPGVARVPFLGELFKRRQLDRNSQELLFFVTPRIYRPESFGAQANPPAPAQPAQPVAAPQAQPQVLPQGGGER; encoded by the coding sequence ATGCCTAGGGATTACCGAGTTAGAGTAGCCGTAGTACTCGCAATGCTTCTTTTTATGGGTACGCTTAATGGCACCTTTGCATATGAAACGAAGGCCAAAAGCGCGGTTTCTTTAACTACAATTAACAGCATTACTACAAAAACCGAAAACGGACGTGTAGCTGCAATTATTCAAGCTGACGGCCAACTTAGCTATAAAGTATTTACACTACATTCACCTGAACGTGTAGTGCTAGATATTTCTGGCGCGGTTAATGCAATTAAAAAAGATATTAATACTAGTTCAGATAAAATTACCAATATTCGTGTTGGAACTCAATCTACTAATGATTTACGTATTGTTTTTGACATAAAAGAAAAGTGTTCCTATCAAGTTCAAGCTCTAAATAATGGTTTGGCAATATACTTTACAGATTTTCAACCTCAAATTGCTAAAGAAAATACTAAATCTACGGTAGCTAAAAAGTCTGTGGCAAAAGAAGTTATCGCTCCTCCAGTAGCTCCTCCAGATACAACGGGTCTTTCTGCTGGTAGAGAAGAGAAAAATAACTCTACAAAAGCAAGTAAAGAAGGTGAAGGTCGCTCCTCTGCTAACTTGCCTAGTGTAAAAGGCCCCAGTATACGCCCTGGTATTTCTCGTTCTGCTGCTGCCCGTCCTGCTAGTTCTTTAAACACAACTACAACCCCTACCTCAACTAGTAATGATACTGACCCACAAGGCCCCAAAATTCGTTTTGGTGAACCTGGTTTTATAGGAGATCCTATTAGTATTGACATTGCTGGGGTAGATATAAACGATGTTCTACGTTTTATCTCTGATAATTATGGTGAAAACTTTATTTTAGATAAATCTGTAGGACAAGTTAACGTTACTCTAAAAGTAAACGACGTTCCTTGGAACCAAGTAGTTGAATCCATATTTAAAGCTAATCAATTAAGTTCTATAAGAGAAAATGCTATTGTTCGTGTAGCAACTTTAACAGCATTGGCTGAAGAACAAGCAAAACAAAGAGCAATTGAAGAAGAAAAAATTAATAACCTACCTAAACAAACTAAGTTTTTCCGCTTAAAATACATTCGCTTAGGTTCAACAGGACAAATTTCTGGTGCTGCTGGTAATTTAGGTGGTGGTCAAGGTGGTGCAGTAGGTAGCAATTTAGGTTCACAAGGTGGTAACACTGCTGGAATAGGTGCTACAGGATTAATAGGTATTATCTTAAAGTCCCTATCTAAAGTAGGCCAAGTAGATGCTGATTTCCGTACTAACCAAATTCTTGTTACAGATATCCCACAAAACGTAGCTCAAATAGAAGACATCATTAGAAAACTAGATGTACCAGAACCTCAAGTAGAAATAGAAGCTCGTGTAGTATTAGCAAACCGTAGTTTTTCACGTACTATTGGTAATCAATTAGCCTTGGCAACAACTCAAACTAAAACTATTCTTAATCCTGATGGTTCAAGAAAAGTTATCCAAGGGCTAGGAGCTATTTTCCAAACTTCTCCACAAGTTATCAACACTCCTATTAGAACAGATCTAGCAGGTGGTGCTGGTACTGCAAATGGAAATAATTTAGGCTCTGGTGGTTTTATTGGCCCTGTAGCTAATGGCACATTAGCCGGTGCTGGAGCATCTATCTTAAGCTTAACTACTGGTGTTATAGGCACTTCTCTATTATCAACTGCAATTACAGCTTCTGAACAAAAAGGTATTGCTAAAACTATTTCTAATCCTAGAATTACAGTTCAAAACAATACACCAGCAGATATCACTAGCGGTACACAAATAGCTGTACAAACAGAAGTAAACAACACCATTACCACAACTTTTATTACAGCAGCACTTAGACTAAATGTTATTCCTCAAATTGCTGACGAAGGTAACGTTTTAATGCGTATAGTTGTGGAAAACAACAGTGTTGATAGATCACTTAGAACAACTGGTGGTACACCATCTATTAGCACTCAAAGAGCCGAAACTTTAGTTCTTGTACCAGATGGTGGAACTACTATATTAGGTGGTATTAACATAGACACAGAGGCTAGTGTTTCTACCCGCACACCTGGTGTTGCTCGTGTTCCATTCTTAGGTGAGTTATTTAAGAGACGACAATTAGACCGTAATAGTCAAGAATTGTTATTCTTTGTAACTCCACGTATTTATCGACCAGAAAGCTTTGGCGCACAAGCCAATCCTCCAGCACCTGCTCAACCTGCTCAACCAGTTGCCGCTCCACAAGCACAACCTCAAGTTCTGCCACAAGGCGGAGGAGAACGCTAA
- a CDS encoding roadblock/LC7 domain-containing protein, with protein MVFSELLKQIVNKVEGAVGVLIMGLDGIAIEQQIENTANYDGQLSIIAAAYATLLRNSMRTSSDVGVGSLQEMTVISGNLTLVIKLINPEYFLLVALGPNGNVGRARFELRKAQLLLEEEFAF; from the coding sequence ATGGTTTTTTCTGAGTTACTTAAGCAGATAGTTAATAAAGTTGAAGGTGCTGTCGGGGTTCTAATTATGGGCCTCGACGGCATTGCTATTGAACAACAAATAGAAAACACCGCTAATTATGATGGGCAGCTTTCAATTATTGCGGCTGCCTATGCTACTTTACTACGCAATTCTATGCGTACTTCTTCAGATGTTGGTGTAGGATCACTTCAAGAAATGACCGTAATTTCAGGTAATTTAACGCTGGTAATTAAGCTTATTAACCCTGAATATTTTCTTTTAGTAGCCCTTGGGCCAAATGGAAATGTAGGCCGTGCGCGCTTTGAACTACGCAAGGCCCAGCTTTTGCTTGAAGAAGAATTTGCATTTTAA
- a CDS encoding PilN domain-containing protein encodes MLKINLLQQATPDSGSSKSSPISAQTGQLIAMIVVVALGVLAWISYVWYTTDLENKRVKENLANEQKVAAELAKLKEDADKLQKQIVLVQNRVKVIKQLRAEQRGPVAVLSNINERIPLGVNLDTITQRGTAMTIAGNTATEALITSFAKDLEFSNGLFTGVEVQTEQLPITATTTEPLTKFTIRCVYNPPVATPKPTDGQTASIQ; translated from the coding sequence ATGCTAAAGATAAATTTATTACAGCAAGCTACACCAGATTCAGGGTCTTCAAAATCTAGTCCAATTAGTGCGCAAACTGGTCAACTTATTGCAATGATTGTTGTAGTCGCTCTAGGGGTACTAGCTTGGATTAGTTACGTTTGGTACACCACAGATTTAGAAAACAAACGTGTCAAAGAGAATCTAGCTAATGAACAAAAAGTTGCCGCAGAATTAGCTAAACTAAAAGAAGATGCCGATAAATTACAAAAGCAAATTGTATTAGTACAAAATCGGGTCAAAGTAATTAAACAACTTCGTGCTGAACAACGTGGCCCTGTAGCAGTTTTGTCAAATATAAATGAGCGTATTCCATTAGGAGTAAATCTAGATACAATTACTCAACGTGGTACCGCTATGACAATAGCTGGTAATACTGCAACAGAAGCATTAATTACCAGCTTTGCTAAGGATTTAGAGTTTTCTAATGGGCTTTTCACTGGGGTTGAAGTACAAACAGAGCAGCTTCCAATTACTGCAACAACTACAGAACCATTAACTAAATTTACCATTCGTTGTGTTTATAATCCTCCTGTAGCAACACCAAAACCAACCGATGGGCAAACGGCAAGTATTCAGTAA
- a CDS encoding acyltransferase — MSYRSLQATETAETIFDDFLARLEEKINDASLDRNDVVRDTLYEMYFGQRANVKNLYNHKYPIAARAVMASFDPRNVTMEPEYYSDIDIDRYQSRKPLIWLWQMFDRSPLGGNLLLAFKFRRMLAPYIFHKVGKNFKCFHFVEWSFGYNLSIGDNVVIHRNVLLDDRGEIIIGNNVSISDYANLYSHSHSVIDIHDVSCKPTIIHDNVRLTYHSTVLAGITVGENGMVGAMGLATRDVKPYHVNVGIPAKSVLLKPNAPDTYRKTD, encoded by the coding sequence ATGTCATATAGAAGTCTGCAAGCAACTGAAACCGCAGAAACCATTTTTGACGATTTTTTAGCACGTTTAGAAGAAAAAATTAATGATGCTAGTTTAGATCGTAATGATGTTGTACGTGATACATTGTATGAAATGTATTTTGGTCAAAGGGCAAATGTTAAAAACCTTTATAACCATAAATATCCTATAGCTGCCCGTGCTGTAATGGCATCTTTTGATCCGCGTAACGTTACAATGGAGCCAGAATATTATTCTGATATTGATATTGATAGATACCAATCTCGTAAACCTTTGATCTGGTTATGGCAAATGTTTGATCGCTCTCCATTAGGTGGAAACCTGCTTTTAGCATTTAAGTTTCGCCGAATGTTAGCTCCTTATATATTTCACAAAGTAGGTAAAAACTTTAAGTGTTTTCACTTTGTTGAGTGGAGCTTTGGTTATAATTTATCAATTGGCGATAATGTAGTAATTCATAGAAATGTGCTACTAGACGATCGGGGAGAAATAATAATAGGTAATAATGTCAGCATTTCTGACTATGCTAATCTTTATTCACATTCTCACAGTGTAATAGATATTCATGATGTATCTTGCAAACCAACAATAATACACGACAATGTAAGACTGACTTATCATTCAACGGTTTTAGCAGGTATAACCGTTGGTGAAAATGGTATGGTAGGAGCAATGGGACTAGCTACAAGAGATGTTAAGCCTTACCATGTTAATGTTGGAATACCGGCTAAAAGTGTTTTACTAAAGCCTAATGCCCCAGATACTTACAGAAAAACTGATTAA